The following proteins are co-located in the Gordonia polyisoprenivorans genome:
- a CDS encoding alpha/beta hydrolase family protein — MTQHLAMSDEEFDGQFSRTLQAAAVGAADLGEAHATADLIGGRYNTQRWYTHWMARAESARESAETAHVTGHLITAHQSYLRASEYYRQAYYFLRADLDDQRLHDAYHAHCDTFRHAMELLPHTSVPIVADEVAIPYADNRSTVGGRTDIHAWLFRPVTDPNRLSPTIVMPCGYDSTAESGWIFAQGALARGYNVLSVEGPGQGASLYLHRIFFRPDYEHVLSPIVDWLSAAPSVDPQRIVAMGRSFAGYLIPRAVASEPRIVAMICDPAQPDMGAKIPGGWKGRIAAPLMTVLSRVSRKRADFFGARMASHGVRTVADYLAELRTYTMTDRAADIGCPTLIMESPGDPVGGHGAELYSALAVEHKTICTPVAGTGIAGHCGGRGQKAWDAVVYDWLDDCLAGVDSATLGASGAPR, encoded by the coding sequence ATGACACAGCACCTGGCGATGTCCGACGAAGAGTTCGACGGACAGTTCAGTCGCACACTGCAGGCCGCGGCCGTCGGCGCCGCCGATCTCGGCGAAGCCCACGCCACCGCTGACCTGATCGGCGGAAGGTACAACACGCAACGCTGGTACACCCACTGGATGGCCCGCGCCGAATCGGCTCGGGAATCCGCCGAGACAGCACACGTCACCGGCCACCTCATCACCGCCCACCAGTCGTACCTTCGTGCCAGTGAGTACTACCGGCAGGCGTACTACTTCCTTCGTGCCGATCTCGACGATCAGCGATTGCACGACGCCTATCACGCGCACTGCGACACCTTCCGTCACGCCATGGAACTGTTGCCGCACACCTCGGTGCCCATCGTCGCCGACGAGGTCGCGATTCCGTACGCCGACAATCGGTCCACGGTCGGCGGCCGCACCGACATTCACGCCTGGCTCTTCCGGCCGGTGACCGACCCGAATCGACTTTCTCCGACCATCGTGATGCCCTGCGGATACGACTCCACCGCCGAATCGGGATGGATCTTCGCCCAAGGCGCGCTCGCGCGTGGGTACAACGTTCTCAGCGTGGAAGGACCAGGCCAGGGAGCGTCACTCTATCTGCACCGCATCTTCTTTCGACCGGACTACGAGCACGTCCTATCGCCGATCGTCGACTGGCTGAGCGCCGCACCAAGCGTCGACCCCCAACGGATCGTCGCCATGGGCCGTTCCTTCGCCGGGTATCTCATCCCACGTGCGGTCGCCTCCGAGCCCCGCATCGTCGCGATGATCTGCGACCCCGCCCAACCCGACATGGGGGCGAAGATCCCCGGTGGCTGGAAGGGCCGTATCGCGGCACCGCTCATGACGGTACTGAGCCGGGTCAGCCGGAAACGGGCCGACTTCTTCGGTGCACGCATGGCATCCCACGGAGTGCGTACCGTTGCCGACTACCTCGCGGAACTCAGGACCTACACTATGACTGATCGGGCCGCCGACATCGGTTGTCCCACACTGATCATGGAATCTCCCGGAGATCCTGTCGGTGGGCACGGTGCGGAGCTCTACAGTGCATTGGCCGTCGAACACAAGACGATATGCACGCCCGTGGCGGGTACCGGCATCGCCGGACACTGCGGCGGCCGGGGGCAGAAAGCGTGGGACGCGGTCGTTTACGACTGGCTCGACGACTGTCTCGCAGGCGTCGATTCGGCAACCCTCGGCGCGTCCGGAGCACCACGATGA
- a CDS encoding PEP/pyruvate-binding domain-containing protein, which produces MTAATVEFDDITDDRYGGKAAGLARLRALGLPVPVGFVVADASVDGSLDRVTARFGEMASAGTTPVAVRSSAAGEDGSEQSFAGQYDTVLGVDSIDALTEAIHTCAASVHSARASAYSGHTAATMNLVVQRMVDARAAGVVFTADPASGRRDLMVIDAVAGLGESLVDGTSAPDHLVLDKEGAPVVAEYVAAPVLSPQEIDLIRAGALRAAHEWGMPMDLEWAIDRSGNLWWLQARPITTLPGDLNEMDSPVAGADHVYTRCNIGEMMPGAFCPLTASVSGFAIDYAMQTIQVVARAQEGYHTPWLQVGYFYGHMFLNLTEGTALSSGILGNSLEQFSTSICGRVVDELEPKPAQPFLRKLGSTIRLTTHALTVGPAIRRMPSDIAGFRVPTSSDPRAVLRQLDDGVQLYCDITLTHVRSSSRAAVAANVLESVMVRRVVTDGRDEDEGKAQAARLMSGASGVESAETLAELDEVVQTIAADTAIADEFLSATPEDAVTALQAAPGDAGVALRKFLERHGHRGYRELCMRDPSWADDPAGLGTMMQVMVRSTTERPGREPSRAPTPEHSSPTIRLLARLAQGGARGREETKSRMALMAHQLKRGYRHLGEVLAESGRLPDADLVFFFDRAELRRVVDAEDITDLVQSAIRRREALAFQDSLEFDDVSVGRPSPRLTVAERDVADDRIVGRPASRGVVEGTVRVAKTIGEARDVRSGEILVAPVTDVGWTPYFTVIAALVTDIGSSVSHGAVVAREYGLPCVVNTLVGTHLLRTGDRVRVDGDRGVVVRVDHDDPGDIRNP; this is translated from the coding sequence ATGACAGCGGCCACCGTCGAGTTCGACGACATCACCGACGACCGGTACGGCGGCAAGGCCGCCGGCCTTGCACGTCTGCGCGCTCTGGGGCTGCCCGTCCCGGTCGGTTTCGTGGTCGCGGATGCCTCGGTGGACGGATCTCTCGACCGCGTGACGGCCCGGTTCGGCGAGATGGCCTCCGCCGGAACGACTCCGGTGGCCGTACGGTCCTCCGCGGCCGGGGAGGACGGGAGCGAACAGTCCTTCGCCGGCCAATACGACACCGTGCTCGGCGTCGACTCCATCGACGCCTTGACCGAGGCCATCCACACGTGCGCCGCCTCGGTGCACTCCGCACGCGCGTCCGCCTACAGCGGTCACACCGCGGCAACCATGAATCTGGTCGTTCAGCGAATGGTCGACGCGCGGGCCGCCGGAGTGGTGTTCACCGCGGACCCGGCGTCGGGTCGCCGCGACCTGATGGTGATCGATGCCGTCGCCGGACTCGGTGAGTCGCTGGTCGACGGGACCTCGGCTCCCGATCACCTCGTCCTCGACAAGGAGGGTGCACCGGTGGTCGCGGAATACGTTGCCGCTCCGGTGTTGTCACCGCAGGAGATCGACCTGATCAGGGCGGGTGCGCTGCGCGCGGCACACGAATGGGGTATGCCGATGGACCTCGAGTGGGCCATCGACCGGTCGGGCAACCTCTGGTGGCTGCAGGCCCGGCCGATCACCACCTTGCCGGGTGATCTCAACGAGATGGACTCGCCCGTCGCCGGCGCCGACCACGTGTACACGCGGTGCAACATCGGCGAGATGATGCCGGGTGCGTTCTGCCCGTTGACCGCATCGGTGTCCGGGTTCGCGATCGACTATGCGATGCAGACGATTCAGGTCGTCGCGCGGGCACAGGAGGGTTACCACACGCCGTGGCTGCAGGTCGGATACTTCTACGGCCACATGTTCCTCAACCTCACCGAGGGCACGGCGCTGAGTTCCGGGATTCTGGGGAACTCGCTGGAACAGTTCTCGACCTCGATCTGCGGCCGCGTGGTCGATGAGCTGGAACCGAAACCGGCACAACCATTCTTGCGCAAGCTCGGCAGCACGATCAGGCTGACCACCCATGCGCTGACGGTGGGGCCGGCGATCCGCCGGATGCCTTCTGACATCGCCGGTTTCCGTGTTCCGACCAGCTCGGACCCACGGGCCGTGCTGCGGCAGTTGGACGACGGCGTGCAGTTGTACTGCGACATCACGCTCACACACGTCCGTTCATCGTCACGCGCGGCCGTCGCGGCCAATGTCCTCGAGAGCGTGATGGTTCGCCGGGTGGTCACCGACGGCCGTGATGAGGACGAGGGCAAAGCTCAGGCCGCCCGCCTCATGTCAGGGGCATCGGGGGTCGAGAGCGCCGAGACGCTCGCCGAACTCGACGAGGTCGTGCAGACGATCGCGGCCGACACAGCCATCGCCGACGAATTCCTCTCCGCAACACCGGAAGACGCGGTCACCGCCTTGCAGGCGGCGCCCGGGGACGCGGGAGTCGCCTTGCGGAAGTTCCTGGAGCGCCACGGCCACCGCGGATACCGCGAACTGTGCATGCGCGACCCGTCCTGGGCCGACGATCCCGCCGGGCTGGGGACGATGATGCAGGTCATGGTGCGATCGACGACCGAGCGGCCCGGTCGGGAACCGAGCCGCGCCCCGACACCCGAGCACTCCTCGCCGACGATTCGCCTCCTGGCACGCCTGGCGCAGGGCGGCGCGCGTGGACGCGAGGAAACGAAATCGCGGATGGCGTTGATGGCCCACCAACTCAAGCGGGGCTACCGCCATCTCGGCGAGGTGCTCGCCGAGAGCGGACGGCTCCCCGACGCCGATCTCGTCTTCTTCTTCGACCGAGCCGAGTTGCGGCGGGTCGTCGACGCCGAGGACATCACCGACCTCGTACAGAGCGCCATCCGACGACGAGAAGCGTTGGCGTTTCAGGACTCCCTCGAATTCGACGACGTCTCGGTCGGGCGTCCGTCCCCGCGCCTGACCGTCGCCGAACGTGACGTCGCCGACGATCGGATCGTGGGTCGACCGGCGAGCAGAGGTGTCGTGGAAGGCACAGTGCGAGTGGCGAAGACGATCGGTGAGGCGCGTGATGTCCGGTCCGGGGAGATCCTCGTCGCGCCGGTCACCGACGTCGGATGGACGCCGTATTTCACCGTGATCGCCGCTCTGGTCACCGACATCGGGAGTTCGGTCTCCCACGGCGCCGTGGTAGCCCGCGAATACGGCTTACCCTGCGTCGTGAACACCCTGGTCGGCACTCACCTGCTCCGGACCGGTGACCGAGTGCGAGTGGATGGGGACCGCGGGGTCGTGGTTCGGGTCGATCACGACGACCCTGGCGATATCAGGAACCCTTGA
- a CDS encoding TIGR03617 family F420-dependent LLM class oxidoreductase, giving the protein MKIMTALFGPTDAVDRANLLKEAGASGVFTFEGPFDVFTPLVLASSVDGLDLMSNVAIAFPRNPIQLAHQANDLQLLSKGRFVLGLGTQVRAQIEKRYGTEFDRPVERMTEMVGALRAIFATWNDGERLNFRGEFYRHTLMTPTFNPGPNPYGPPPIYLGALGPRLTRATAEVADGLLVMPFGSTRFLHGTTLPAVRDGLARAGRSADEFTVIPEIIVSVASGHDDDHTSTRMLLAFYGSTPAYRPVLDAHGWGDLQPELNAMSKQGRWQEMAALIDDEMLHTIAACGTPAEIAAHIRDRVDGVSDSICLYQPRPIAVEALAEIVDALGGSR; this is encoded by the coding sequence ATGAAGATCATGACCGCACTCTTCGGACCCACCGACGCCGTGGACCGGGCGAACCTCCTGAAGGAGGCCGGCGCGTCCGGCGTCTTCACCTTCGAGGGGCCGTTCGATGTGTTCACTCCCCTGGTGCTGGCCTCGTCGGTCGACGGCCTCGACCTCATGTCCAACGTCGCGATCGCTTTCCCGCGCAACCCGATTCAACTCGCCCACCAGGCCAACGACCTGCAATTGCTCAGCAAGGGACGGTTCGTCCTGGGGCTCGGCACCCAGGTGCGCGCACAGATCGAGAAACGCTACGGTACCGAGTTCGATCGGCCGGTCGAGCGCATGACGGAGATGGTCGGTGCATTGCGTGCGATCTTCGCGACGTGGAACGACGGCGAACGATTGAACTTCCGCGGTGAGTTCTATCGCCACACGCTGATGACCCCGACGTTCAACCCCGGCCCCAACCCGTATGGGCCGCCACCGATCTATCTGGGCGCGTTGGGTCCTCGGCTCACCCGTGCGACGGCCGAGGTGGCCGACGGTCTGTTGGTGATGCCGTTCGGGTCCACACGCTTTCTGCACGGCACGACGCTGCCCGCGGTACGCGACGGCCTTGCCAGGGCCGGGCGGAGCGCGGACGAGTTCACGGTGATCCCCGAGATCATCGTGTCGGTCGCCTCCGGTCACGACGACGACCACACCTCGACGCGAATGTTGCTGGCCTTCTACGGTTCCACCCCCGCATACCGACCTGTGCTGGACGCGCACGGATGGGGCGACCTGCAGCCCGAACTCAATGCGATGTCCAAACAGGGGCGTTGGCAGGAGATGGCTGCGCTCATCGACGACGAGATGCTGCACACCATCGCCGCATGCGGGACGCCCGCCGAGATCGCCGCGCACATCCGCGACCGCGTCGACGGTGTCTCCGACAGCATCTGTCTCTACCAGCCACGCCCGATCGCGGTCGAGGCACTCGCGGAAATCGTTGATGCGCTGGGCGGTTCCCGATGA